From the Cryptomeria japonica chromosome 2, Sugi_1.0, whole genome shotgun sequence genome, one window contains:
- the LOC131075012 gene encoding protein VARIATION IN COMPOUND TRIGGERED ROOT growth response-like, producing MKTPKENPFEGLAPPSTSAQSIMLPKKYDVFICHHGGDVKQKLAIPLHTILHCVGLNVFLDSQELQVGDRFPCAIREAIGSARIYVIIFSKNFAKSAWCLAELCYIMKLVGSNVDSYIIPVYYDVQPWDVRCPDKGEYAEAFSEFEGKEKYLQMLPPWKSALHQASFHYGLRFRGDDDNLLLTVQTNKVALEVAHLQTLLDHWSNSPCTVARVLSNSTASNDFSSARGRRCNGNSLVRASCISRSQTPCRHSGGQRDSSCCHLTSLACGASLSRWPTGGGTSLALGRSDWPMSGVMSSTPSGSRWPSGSSTSSSNVSFLEG from the exons ATGAAAACGCCAAAAGAAAACCCTTTTGAAGGCTTGGCACCACCTTCCACCTCTGCGCAATCAATCATGTTGCCCAAAAAGTACGATGTATTCATATGTCATCATGGAGGGGACGTGAAGCAAAAGCTGGCCATTCCTCTCCACACAATCCTTCACTGTGTGGGCTTGAATGTGTTTTTAGATTCTCAGGAGTTACAAGTGGGCGATAGATTTCCCTGTGCAATACGAGAAGCCATTGGGAGTGCCCGAATTTATGTGATAATCTTCTCCAAAAACTTCGCAAAATCTGCATGGTGCCTGGCTGAGCTGTGTTACATAATGAAATTGGTGGGGAGCAATGTAGATTCTTACATTATTCCTGTTTATTATGATGTTCAACCTTGGGACGTTAGATGCCCTGATAAGGGAGAATATGCAGAGGCATTCAGTGAGTTTGAAGGAAAGGAAAAGTACTTGCAAATGCTTCCTCCATGGAAGTCTGCCCTGCACCAGGCCTCCTTCCATTATGGACTGCGGTTTCGTGG TGATGATGATAATTTGCTGCTTACG GTGCAGACCAATAAAGTGGCATTGGAAGTGGCCCACTTGCAGACTTTGCTTGATCATTGGAGCAATTCCCCATGTACGGTTGCCAGAGTTCTGTCGAATTCGACTGCATCCAATGACTTTTCTTCGGCTCGTGGTCGTCGGTGCAACGGTAACTCTTTGGTCAGAGCTTCCTGCATTTCTCGTTCTCAGACTCCTTGTCGCCACTCTGGTGGGCAGAGGGATTCCTCGTGTTGTCACTTGACCTCTCTGGCTTGTGGTGCCTCTCTTTCTAGGTGGCCTACGGGTGGTGGTACCTCTTTGGCTCTTGGTCGTTCTGATTGGCCTATGAGTGGTGTTATGTCTTCAACTCCTAGTGGTTCTAGATGGCCTAGCGGTTCCTCGACTAGCTCTAGCAATGTCTCCTTCTTAGAAGGATAA
- the LOC131075013 gene encoding disease resistance protein Roq1-like: MKTPKENPFEGLAPPSTTAQSIMLPKKYDVFICHHGGDVKQKLAIPLHAILHCVGLNVFLDSQELQVGDRFPCAIREAIGSARIYVIIFSKNFAKSAWCLAELCYIMKLVGSNVDSYIIPVNYDVQPWDVRCPDKGEYTEAFSEFEGKEKHLQMLPPRKSALHQASFHYGLQFRG, encoded by the coding sequence ATGAAAACGCCAAAAGAAAACCCTTTTGAAGGCTTGGCACCACCTTCCACCACTGCACAATCAATCATGTTGCCCAAAAAGTACGATGTATTCATATGTCATCATGGAGGGGACGTGAAGCAAAAGCTGGCCATTCCTCTCCACGCAATCCTTCACTGTGTGGGCTTGAATGTGTTTTTAGATTCTCAGGAGTTACAAGTGGGCGATAGATTTCCCTGTGCAATACGAGAAGCCATTGGGAGTGCCCGAATTTATGTGATAATCTTCTCCAAAAACTTCGCAAAATCTGCATGGTGCCTGGCTGAGCTGTGTTACATAATGAAATTGGTGGGGAGCAATGTAGATTCTTACATTATTCCTGTTAATTATGATGTTCAACCTTGGGACGTTAGATGCCCTGATAAGGGAGAATATACAGAGGCATTCAGTGAGTTTGAAGGAAAGGAAAAGCACTTGCAAATGCTTCCTCCAAGGAAGTCTGCCCTGCACCAGGCCTCCTTCCATTATGGACTGCAATTTCGTGGGTAG